From the genome of Desulfomonilia bacterium:
ATACAGGAATATAGCGATCCTGATGGCAGTTGGCTGAAGAAAGGGACCAGATCTTACTTTGGATACAAGGGTTTTGCCGTTGCCGAAGACAAAGGGTACATACAGGAGGATTCGGCCAATGTTCCTGAAGTGAGAAAGCTTGAGGAAATGCTTCCATCCATAAGTGCTGAAATCCTTTATGCGGATAAGGGATATGCTTCCGAAGGCAACCGTGAATTGCTCAAGGATAAATTCAAAGACGGAATAATGCATAAGGCCGCCAGGAATCATCCACTTACCGAAGGGCAGAAAGAAGCCAATAAGCTTATCTCCAAAGTTCGCTACATAATAGAGCAGGACTTCGGGACTTTGAAAAGGCGATTTGATTTTACCCGGGCATCATACATGACAAGAGAAAAAGTCGAAACGCAGTTCAGGTTGAAAGCGATCTGTCTGAACCTCCTGAAAGCCGTAAACAGCATGACGCTTCAGGAATGTTTATCTTGAACAAGGGAGAGGTGCGTCCAAAATAAGGCAAATGGGAAAAAACAAGGCAAATAAAACGGGGTAGAAAAGAAAAATCAGGTGAAAAACCCCGTTCACCTGATCATCGCTGAAAAAAGTCGGGTTGTGCAAGGGTCTTTTAAATGTAAATAATTAGAGCCCTTTGTTTTATGAACGGATGCATATCTTGCCCTGATACATGCCATCATTAAAATCCCCCTTTATTGATAAAGAAACCAAAAAATTATCAGCGTTGAATTTTATTATAATTCCCGTAAGTCATTTGGCAAGAATGATACAGCTATTTATTTAAAGTTACTGGACACATATGTAAAAACAGAAATGTTCCTCAAAAATACTGGTGATGTATTTTATTCAGTCTTTATGTCAATGAAGACTCCCGGCAAGGTTGAGAATCGTAACACCTGCAATCACAAGAAGTATCCCGCCTAATTTGATAATGTTCATGCTTTCGCTGAAAAACGCTATACCTATCAGTGTTATCGTTGCTGTCCCGACACCGGACCAGATTGCATAAGCTATTCCCACCTCTATTTTTTTAAGTACGAGCGACAGCAGGTACATGCTTGCAATATAAAACACAATCATCAAAACAACTGGCAAAACCTTTGAAAAACCGTCTGAAAGTTTCAGAAAAGTCGTCCCTGCAACCTCAAAGAATATTGCCCCTGCAAGAAGTACCCAACTCACATCTATCACTCCAGATAATCCTCGAAACCCGGGGTGTCACTGTCAGGCTTTTTGGGCTCGGATTTTTTATCCGCAGCAGATTCAGTTTTCTTTGCAGATATTTTCATATCGAGCATTTTTTCGGTTTTGTTTTCATGTTTCAGATAGTCTGTTTCAACAACATCAGATATTTCAAGCATTCTCTTAACCAGGTCTTTGATTTTGGAGGCTTCTTCCTTGATGCCTTTGATAGTGACATAAGTTTCCGTCTTGATCGATTTATCCCTTAAAAGCATGTCCAGTTTCAAAAGGATTGTCGTAAGTGGGCTGTTTATTTCATGGTTGGCTGCAATTGCGGTCTTGGAGACTGCCGCCAGCCTTTCAGCCTTCAGGTTCTTGGCAACTAGGGTGGCCCTTTCGATTGCGTGGCCTCCGACTTCTGCAATGGTCCTTAAAAGAAGAGTCCTTTCCGTTACATCTTCGTGCTGTGCCTCAAGAGGTGTGGATTCAATCACCCCGATAATGCTGCCTTCCACCTTTACAGGCGCATATATTATTCCGCCCTGTTTCGGGAATATACCCTGGGTCTTGTCGAGAACATCCTTTGTCGCATTCGTAATGCCCGAACGTGTGGAGACGCCACCCTGTTCAATTAAGCTTTCCGTAAACAATATCCGCATGCCCGAAAGCCTTACAAGGCATCTTATACTGGAAGACCCCATGATAGTGAGCGCATTCGATGTAAGTATTTCGGTAATCTCCGAAAGTTTCATGGATGATTGCAACTGGCTGGACATGCGGTTAAGCCCGGTCAGCTCGACCGTTCTCCTTTCCAGTGCAAGCTTTTTCTGCTCGAGATCAAGGCTCATCCTGCCAAGCTGTGTATTGGCTGCCTGCAGTATCTCAAAATATGTCTTTGGTTCTATCTTGGGGATCCCGAGTTCGTCACTGATAGCCGTGACACTGTCTTTAAGCTCAAGGGATATTTCCTGTAACTCCTTGTTGCCGAGGCCGGCTTTACCAAGAACCGCCGGGTCGATAAAATCGGCCGAGTGTGTGCTTATTCCGAGTCCGAGATGGTTGGTGATCTTGTCTGCAATATTTACGATTGCACACAGCATCTCATCCCTGGCGTCAAGCATATCGACCTCAGGCTGTTTATGATGTGCTCCTACCGCTTCACACAACACTTTCGGCAGATTCCATTTCTCGATGAGTTTTTTGCCGATGTCCGCATGGTTTATTCCGATAATGCTGTTCTCACACTTTATTATATCGGTCGTACCCGAATTTACACGTTCGATAATCTCCTGATATTCACCGCCAAGGCATATGTTCTGATCCAGCACTATCTTGCCGATGTCATGAAGGAGCCCTGCCGCAAAGGCATCCTCTTCGCATGCCGGCAGCGTTTTCGCCGCAATCATCCTGGAACAGACGGCGCATGAAATGCTGTGCTGCCAGAACCTGTAGAGGTCAATGACATTCTTCTTATTGCTGTTAAAAAGATTTATGACCGAGATGCTCAGAACAATACTTCTTAAGACATTCATGCCCAGAAGGACTACGGCGCTTCTGATTGTGGAGATCTCCTTGATACGGTGATAAAAAGGAGAGTTGGCAACCTTGAGGACTTTAGCCGCAAGCGCGGTATCCTTTTCAACCATGCCTGTAAGATTCTTTGCATTCGCCCAGTCGTCAAGAGTCCTTTCCATTATTGCAGATGCTATCGAAGGCAATGTCGGAATCTCGATTTCATCAAGTATCCTGTCGATATTCGCTGGTGTCACTTTCAACATGGGTATTCTTATCGAAAAACAAAGCAATAAACTTGAGTGATAAGTTGAGTCTGTGTTATTCTGGCTTAAATGACACTACCCCGTGAAAAAACCCGAAGAATCTTTGTTGGGGGGGTACAGGTCGGAGGCGGTGCCCCTGTAACCGTTCAATCTATGACCAACACCCTGACAACCGACATCAAGGCCACGTGCGCACAAATTGCGGCGCTTGAAAAGGCAGGGTGTGATATTGTCAGGGTAAGCATCCCCGATGAAGAATCCCTGGCGGCGTTTGCCGAAATTAAAAAACAAGCCGGTATTCCAGTTGTTGCAGATATTCATTTCGACTACCGCCTTGCAGTGGGTGCCATCATCGCCGGTGCCGACTGCATAAGAATAAACCCCGGGAATATAGGCTCAAGGGATAAGGTCAGAAAGGTTGCCAAGACTGCAATTGAACACAACGTCCCGATACGGGTCGGCGTAAACATGGGATCCGTGAAAAGGTCCGTGCTGAACCGGTTCGGAAAAGACAGGGTTGGCGCGCTTGTAGAAACGGCACGGGAGCAGGTCATGATACTTGAAGATTTCGGGCTTGATGCGATGAAGGTGTCCCTCAAATCTTCCGATGTCCTTGAAACGGTCTCGGCATACAGGCTCTTTTCCAGCATTTCAGACAGGCCTTTGCATCTCGGGGTGACCGAGGCCGGTACCATGTTTTCAGGTGCCATAAGGAGCGCCGCAGGAATCGGGATACTCCTTCATGAAGGCATCGGTGATACGATTCGCGTTTCCTTGTCCGCTGATCCTGTAAAAGAAATCGTGGCAGGTAAAGTCCTTCTTGAATGCCTCGGGCTCAAGAAAGAGGGCATAAGGGTTATCTCATGCCCCACATGTGCAAGGGCCAATGCCGACGTAGGGGAAATAGCATCCGCACTGGAAGACAGCCTTTCGGGAATCAAGCGCCACATGAGCGTTGCTGTCATGGGCTGCATCGTGAACGGACCGGGAGAGGCCAGGGATGCGGATATCGGGGTCGCATGCGATAAAAAGGGCGCCTTGCTTTTTATGCATGGCAAACCCATCAAGAGAATAAACAATAGCGAGATAATAAAAACAATAACAGACGAGATCGAAAAGGAGTTCAAGGAATGAAGTTTTCAGGCATGTTCTTAAAGACGATGAAGGAAGACCCCAGAGACGCCGAGGTTGCCAGCCACAGACTGATGCTCAGGGCCGGAATGATAAAAAAGCTGGCAAGCGGCATCTATTCCTGGCTTCCATACGGCCTGCTGGCACTAAAAAAAGTGGAAAAAATAATACGCGAAGAAATGAATGCCGCAGGCGCCCAGGAGGTACTGATGCCTGGAGTCCAGCCCTGCGAAATCTGGCAGGAAAGCGGACGCTGGGACATCTACGGCAAGGAGCTTTTGAGATTCAAGGACAGGAAAAATGCCGAATTCTGCCTGGGACCCACGCATGAGGAAGTAATTACGGACATGGTAAGATCCGAGTTGAACTCCTACAAGGATCTTCCTGTAACTCTCTATCAGATACAGGCAAAATTCAGGGATGAGATACGTCCGCGTTTCGGCGTGATGCGCGCCCGTGAATTCATGATGAAGGATGCATACTCCTTTGACAAGGATGACGAGGGCGCGGAAAAAAGCTATGAATCCCAGTATAAGGCATATGAAAAGATATTTGAACGCTGCGGACTCAGATTCAAGGCGGTTGAGGCCGATTCAGGGCCTATTGGAGGCAACTTCTCGCACGAGTTCATGGTGCTTGCCGATACCGGTGAAGACATCATCCTGAGCTGCACACAATGCAGCTATGCGGCAAATGTGGAAAAGGCAGAAATCAAAAGACCGGAAAAGGAGCAGCACGCCGAAGTGACGGGAAATTCTCCAGAGAAGGTGCATACTCCCGATATCAGGACGGTCGAGGAAGTCTGCGAGTTTCTGGGCATAGAGAAGACCTCCCTTGTCAAAACCATGATTTA
Proteins encoded in this window:
- a CDS encoding transposase, giving the protein MEVEKDREETGERIDIQEYSDPDGSWLKKGTRSYFGYKGFAVAEDKGYIQEDSANVPEVRKLEEMLPSISAEILYADKGYASEGNRELLKDKFKDGIMHKAARNHPLTEGQKEANKLISKVRYIIEQDFGTLKRRFDFTRASYMTREKVETQFRLKAICLNLLKAVNSMTLQECLS
- a CDS encoding multidrug efflux SMR transporter, translating into MSWVLLAGAIFFEVAGTTFLKLSDGFSKVLPVVLMIVFYIASMYLLSLVLKKIEVGIAYAIWSGVGTATITLIGIAFFSESMNIIKLGGILLVIAGVTILNLAGSLH
- a CDS encoding HDOD domain-containing protein, with amino-acid sequence MLKVTPANIDRILDEIEIPTLPSIASAIMERTLDDWANAKNLTGMVEKDTALAAKVLKVANSPFYHRIKEISTIRSAVVLLGMNVLRSIVLSISVINLFNSNKKNVIDLYRFWQHSISCAVCSRMIAAKTLPACEEDAFAAGLLHDIGKIVLDQNICLGGEYQEIIERVNSGTTDIIKCENSIIGINHADIGKKLIEKWNLPKVLCEAVGAHHKQPEVDMLDARDEMLCAIVNIADKITNHLGLGISTHSADFIDPAVLGKAGLGNKELQEISLELKDSVTAISDELGIPKIEPKTYFEILQAANTQLGRMSLDLEQKKLALERRTVELTGLNRMSSQLQSSMKLSEITEILTSNALTIMGSSSIRCLVRLSGMRILFTESLIEQGGVSTRSGITNATKDVLDKTQGIFPKQGGIIYAPVKVEGSIIGVIESTPLEAQHEDVTERTLLLRTIAEVGGHAIERATLVAKNLKAERLAAVSKTAIAANHEINSPLTTILLKLDMLLRDKSIKTETYVTIKGIKEEASKIKDLVKRMLEISDVVETDYLKHENKTEKMLDMKISAKKTESAADKKSEPKKPDSDTPGFEDYLE
- the ispG gene encoding flavodoxin-dependent (E)-4-hydroxy-3-methylbut-2-enyl-diphosphate synthase; its protein translation is MTLPREKTRRIFVGGVQVGGGAPVTVQSMTNTLTTDIKATCAQIAALEKAGCDIVRVSIPDEESLAAFAEIKKQAGIPVVADIHFDYRLAVGAIIAGADCIRINPGNIGSRDKVRKVAKTAIEHNVPIRVGVNMGSVKRSVLNRFGKDRVGALVETAREQVMILEDFGLDAMKVSLKSSDVLETVSAYRLFSSISDRPLHLGVTEAGTMFSGAIRSAAGIGILLHEGIGDTIRVSLSADPVKEIVAGKVLLECLGLKKEGIRVISCPTCARANADVGEIASALEDSLSGIKRHMSVAVMGCIVNGPGEARDADIGVACDKKGALLFMHGKPIKRINNSEIIKTITDEIEKEFKE